In Anas platyrhynchos isolate ZD024472 breed Pekin duck chromosome 7, IASCAAS_PekinDuck_T2T, whole genome shotgun sequence, one genomic interval encodes:
- the LOC106017584 gene encoding serine/threonine-protein kinase 36 isoform X4, which translates to MEGYRVLGAVGGGSFGTVYKARRRHSAQVVAMKFIPKLGRSRQELRSLRREMEVMRGLRHPNIVRMLDSFETEQEVVVVTEYAEGELFQILEDDGSLPEEQVQAIAAQLVSALYYLHSHRILHRDMKPQNILLGKDGVIKLCDFGFARAMSIHTMVLTSIKGTPLYMSPELVEEKPYDHTADLWSVGCILYELFVGTPPFYTSSIFQLVSLIVKDPVKWPEAISPVFKSFLQGLLMKDPRQRLSWPELLSHPFIAGRVTVIDDTEEHGISNPFTTKLPPELQALKEQQAHSLAPRSGQSRILRKARQKMAEEAQKKEQLKANTACPKDSGKGNAGHKPRAAPGKAALVEGEPPAASKEKNSSVLQGKSSVAQRQLEEPPPSPWEHSITHDYEQEFGRAGVPPHAAAGRAQPHSRRSIEAVDLESEELESDEEWQHLIEATEPSATQLSTPLSLLRDTAFRHRLRARLAASAQQVLEGMLEGASHLRPVLRVVGNLLATRCHAELLEQLCLELNVPLALLQLTKQILQSGRTKQQPWCIAVLTDLVRVTAVYFSSACSLEESGQKDSLQAFQESASHFLALLLDLLAEPADGEMRLCQQSLLCFTLLCESLDATCPSVSAPFYASLQEEHQPLLDRLLQGSLSEHHALPGAAMEAKPAHDRSQRVADLYTAALAASCSIPLARNSSRDAKKQVARRVAEKLTDGENRQLGRLLGRLEHPGCSLNVLKILYAACHASPSLCQHLGRSQQAWGCLLQLSQGKVPMAEAAQGVSCEASLYLLALLTLQPQVCPPRLEEVLSLAVDVLTQSPVASVVGAAAFLLAQLSQRGVDVVLREEEVLPAVTNALMAPAELQLPPPLGAGLYDGLIFLLLKLLAQEDRAVEQGFAASELWSVLWHRVAAVLRVGAEPEGEAPGAHRPTAQPDWNHLSPQGTLLFLSLALFIFTRESHRCLPQLTQSHGVLMVTLRSLLSPAFLACLAQTQAGEDGDTELVPAVVIQACQLLCFPFALDVDGDTLASVVAAVRDSQLPAQLLQACCHHLPLPAAELPISLLCHLVVSDERVVAQVVQQAAASEPILAFLTTVLFSDSLPLLTDLLSLLTHVARVSSEHLPFLQSILGGSDASHQPLTRLLGHREPPIRAKTCSLLGNLLRHSHGLPQALQNQLESLLESLLVCLADRDQDVRRAASFAVGNAACHPASPPCTLRGAVPGLTRLLLDPNSRTRRNAASALGNLCWCSTELGELLLESRAPRVLLEVACRDPQAGVRDRALLALRAASRHPGVQQVLLSLGAGEKLAAHAAPGGSPWLSARHCQKLLSLLAASHSS; encoded by the exons ATGGAGGGGTACCGCGTCCTGGGCGCCGTGGGGGGAGGCTCCTTCGGCACCGTGTACAAGGCGAGGAGGCGGCACAGCGCCCAG GTGGTGGCCATGAAGTTCATCCCCAAGCTGGGGCGCTCCCGCCAGGAGCTGAGGAGCCTGAGGCGAGAGATGGAGGTGATGAGGGGCCTGCGGCACCCCAACATCGTGCGGATGCTCGACAGCTTCGAGACCGAGCAGGAG gtggtggtggtgactGAGTACGCAGAGGGAGAGCTCTTCCAGATCCTGGAGGACGACGGCAGCCTGCCCGAGGAGCAG gTCCAGGCCATAGCTGCCCAGCTGGTCTCTGCTCTCTACTACCTGCACTCCCACCGCATCCTGCACCGCGACATGAAACCCCAGAACATCCTGCTGGGCAAAGACGGCGTCATCAAGCTCTGCGACTTCGG GTTTGCCCGCGCCATGAGCATCCACACCATGGTGCTGACCTCCATCAAGGGCACCCCACTGTACATGTCCCCTGAGCTGGTGGAGGAGAAGCCGTACGACCACACGGCGGACCTCTGGTCGGTGGGCTGCATCCTGTACGAGCTGTTCGTGGGCACCCCTCCCTTCTACACCAGCAGCATCTTCCAGCTCGTCAGCCTCATCGTCAAGGACCCTGTCAAATGGCCAGAGGCCATAAGCCCGGTCTTCAAG AGcttcctgcaggggctgctgaTGAAGGACCCCCGGCAGCGCCTGTCGTGGCCGGAGCTGCTCTCCCACCCCTTCATTGCTGGCCGGGTTACTG TGATCGACGACACAGAAGAGCATGGGATCTCAAACCCCTTCACCACCAAGCTgcccccagagctgcaggcccTGAAGGAGCAGCAAGCTCATTCCCTGGCCCCCAGGAGCGGCCAGTCCAGGATCCTGAGAAAGGCCCGGCAGAAGATGGCTGAGGAGGCACAGAAAAAG GAGCAGCTAAAGGCAAATACTGCATGTCCGAAGGATTCTGGCAAAGGAAACGCTGGGCATAAacccagagcagctcctgggaaGGCAGCTCTAGTTGAGGGGGAGCCACCAGCTGCCTCCAAAGAGAAGAACTCCAGTGTCCTGCAAGGGAAGAGCAGCGTGGCACAGCGGCAGCTGGAGGAGCCTCCTCCCAGCCCATG GGAGCACAGCATCACTCACGATTACGAGCAGGAGTTTGGCAGAGCAGGAGTCCCTCCAcacgctgctgctggcagggcacagccccacagcaggcGCAGCATTGAGGCTGTGGACCTGGAGAGCGAG GAGCTGGAGAGCGATGAGGAGTGGCAGCACCTGATTGAGGCCACCGAGCCCTCGGCCACGCAGCTGAGCACGCCGCTGAGCCTCCTGAGGGACACGGCCTTCCGCCACCGCCTCCGGGCCCGCCTCGCAGCCTCTGCTCAGCAG GTGCTAGAAGGGATGCTAGAGGGAGCCTCCCACCTCCGCCCCGTGCTCCGTGTTGTGGGCAACCTCCTGGCTACCCGCTGCCACGccgagctgctggagcagtTGTGCCTGGAGCTGAACGTGCCGCTGGCCCTGTTGCAGCTGACCAAGCAGATCCTGCAAAGCGGACGCACAAAGCAG cagccctggtgTATCGCAGTGCTGACAGACCTCGTCAGGGTGACCGCGGTTTATTTCAGCAGTGCGtgcagcctggaggagagtgGGCAGAAGGACAG CCTGCAGGCCTTCCAGGAGAGTGCCAGCCACTTCCTAGCCCTGCTGCTGGATCTGCTGGCTGAGCCAGCCGACGGTGAGATGAGACTCTGCCAGCAAAGCCTCCTG TGCTTCACGCTGCTCTGTGAGAGCCTGGACGCCACGTGCCCCTCTGTCTCTGCTCCTTTCTACGCCAGCCTGCAAGAGGAGCATCAGCCCCTGCTGGACAGGCTTCTCCAGGGATCCCTCTCAGAGCATCACGCTTTGCCAG GTGCAGCGATGGAGGCCAAACCAGCCCATGACCGGAGCCAGCGTGTGGCAGACCTTTACACAGCCGCCTTGGCTGCTtcctgcagcatccccctggCGAGGAACAGCAGTCGGGACGCCAAGAAGCAG GTTGCTCGGAGGGTAGCTGAAAAGCTTACGGATGGAGAGAACCGACAGCTTGGGAGGCTGCTGGGAAGGCTGGAGCACCCAGGCTGCTCCTTGAACGTCCTGAAG ATCCTCTACGCCGCCTGCCACGCCAGCCCGAGCCTGTGCCAGCACCTAGGGAGGAGCCAGCAAGCGTGGGGttgcctcctgcagctctcacagGGCAAG GTCCCCATGGCAGAGGCGGCCCAGGGGGTGTCCTGCGAGGCTTCCCTGtacctgctggccctgctcaccctgcagccccaggtctgccctcccAG GCTCGAGGAGGTGCTTTCCCTGGCCGTGGATGTCCTCACCCAGTCTCCTGTCGCCTCCGTAGTG ggtgctgcagccTTCCTCCTGGCACAGCTCAGTCAGCGCGGggtggacgtggtgcttagggaagAAGAGGTCCTACCGGCGGTGACCAACGCCCTGATGGCGCCTGCTGAG CTGCAGCTCCCCCCTCCGCTGGGTGCCGGTCTCTACGATGGGctcattttcctcctgctgAAGCTGCTCGCCCAG GAGGACAGGGCCGTGGAGCAGGGCTTTGCTGCCTCGGAGCTGTGGAGCGTGCTGTGGCACAGAGTGGCTGCGGTGCTTCGCGTGGGGGCAGAACCCGAGGGAGAAGCCCCAGGGGCACACCGCCCCACGGCACAGCCAGACTGGAACCACCTCTCTCCTCAAG GCACGCTGCTCTTCCTCAGCCTGGCCCTCTTCATCTTCACTCGCGAGTCCCACCGCTGCCTGCCGCAGCTCACCCAGTCCCACGGCGTCCTCATGGTGACGCTGAGGAGCCTGCTGTCCCCTGCCTTCCTGGCGTGCCTGGCACAGAC GCAAGCAGGAGAGGACGGGGACACAGAACTCGTCCCAGCGGTGGTGATCCAGgcctgccagctcctctgcttccCTTTCGCCCTGGATGTGGACGGAGACACCTTAGCCTCGGTCGTGGCAGCAGTGAGAGACTCCCAGCTCCCcgcccagctgctgcag GCCTGCTGTCACCACCTGCCGCTCCCGGCCGCGGAGCTCCCCATCAGCCTCTTGTGCCACCTCGTTGTGTCCGACGAGCGGGTCGTGGCTCAAGTAGTccagcaggctgctgcctcGGAGCCCATCCTCGCCTTTTTGACCACCGTCCTGTTCTCAGACAGCCTCCCGCTGCTGACCGACCTCCTGTCTCTCTTGACTCACGTGGCGCGGGTCTCCTCGGAGCACCTGCCCTTCCTCCAGAGCATCCTGGGGGGCTCGGACGCGTCCCACCAGCCTCTAACCCGCTTGCTCGGCCACCGGGAGCCCCCCATCCGTGCCAAaacctgcagcctgctgggcaacctgctccgcCACAGCCACGGCTTGCCTCAGGCGCTGCAGAACCAGCTGGAGAGCCTCCTGGAGAGTCTCCTGGTGTGCCTGGCAGACCGGGACCAGGATGTCCGCAGAGCAGCCAGCTTCGCCGTGGGCAACGCCGCCTGCCACCCGGCCTCCCCACCCTGCACCCTGCGCGGCGCCGTGCCCGGGCTGACTCGCCTGCTGCTCGACCCCAACTCCAGGACGCGCCGCAACGCCGCCTCGGCCCTGGGGAACCTGTGCTGGTGCTCGAcggagctgggggagctgctgctggagagccgAGCCCCCCGCGTCCTGCTGGAGGTGGCCTGCCGGGACCCCCAGGCCGGCGTGCGGGATAGAGCCCTGCTGGCGCTGCGAGCTGCCAGCCGGCACCCTGGGGTGCAGCAG gtgctgctgtcGCTGGGGGCTGGCGAGAAGCTGGCGGCGCACGCGGCGCCTGGTGGCAGCCCCTGGCTTTCTGCGCGGCACTGCCAGAAGCTCCTCAGCCTTCTTGCGGCCTCGCACAGCAGCTGA
- the LOC106017584 gene encoding serine/threonine-protein kinase 36 isoform X2: protein MEGYRVLGAVGGGSFGTVYKARRRHSAQVVAMKFIPKLGRSRQELRSLRREMEVMRGLRHPNIVRMLDSFETEQEVVVVTEYAEGELFQILEDDGSLPEEQVQAIAAQLVSALYYLHSHRILHRDMKPQNILLGKDGVIKLCDFGFARAMSIHTMVLTSIKGTPLYMSPELVEEKPYDHTADLWSVGCILYELFVGTPPFYTSSIFQLVSLIVKDPVKWPEAISPVFKSFLQGLLMKDPRQRLSWPELLSHPFIAGRVTVIDDTEEHGISNPFTTKLPPELQALKEQQAHSLAPRSGQSRILRKARQKMAEEAQKKEQLKANTACPKDSGKGNAGHKPRAAPGKAALVEGEPPAASKEKNSSVLQGKSSVAQRQLEEPPPSPWEHSITHDYEQEFGRAGVPPHAAAGRAQPHSRRSIEAVDLESEPSLLRGQELESDEEWQHLIEATEPSATQLSTPLSLLRDTAFRHRLRARLAASAQQVLEGMLEGASHLRPVLRVVGNLLATRCHAELLEQLCLELNVPLALLQLTKQILQSGRTKQQPWCIAVLTDLVRVTAVYFSSACSLEESGQKDSLQAFQESASHFLALLLDLLAEPADGEMRLCQQSLLCFTLLCESLDATCPSVSAPFYASLQEEHQPLLDRLLQGSLSEHHALPGAAMEAKPAHDRSQRVADLYTAALAASCSIPLARNSSRDAKKQVARRVAEKLTDGENRQLGRLLGRLEHPGCSLNVLKILYAACHASPSLCQHLGRSQQAWGCLLQLSQGKVPMAEAAQGVSCEASLYLLALLTLQPQVCPPRLEEVLSLAVDVLTQSPVASVVGAAAFLLAQLSQRGVDVVLREEEVLPAVTNALMAPAELQLPPPLGAGLYDGLIFLLLKLLAQEDRAVEQGFAASELWSVLWHRVAAVLRVGAEPEGEAPGAHRPTAQPDWNHLSPQGTLLFLSLALFIFTRESHRCLPQLTQSHGVLMVTLRSLLSPAFLACLAQTQAGEDGDTELVPAVVIQACQLLCFPFALDVDGDTLASVVAAVRDSQLPAQLLQACCHHLPLPAAELPISLLCHLVVSDERVVAQVVQQAAASEPILAFLTTVLFSDSLPLLTDLLSLLTHVARVSSEHLPFLQSILGGSDASHQPLTRLLGHREPPIRAKTCSLLGNLLRHSHGLPQALQNQLESLLESLLVCLADRDQDVRRAASFAVGNAACHPASPPCTLRGAVPGLTRLLLDPNSRTRRNAASALGNLCWCSTELGELLLESRAPRVLLEVACRDPQAGVRDRALLALRAASRHPGVQQVLLSLGAGEKLAAHAAPGGSPWLSARHCQKLLSLLAASHSS from the exons ATGGAGGGGTACCGCGTCCTGGGCGCCGTGGGGGGAGGCTCCTTCGGCACCGTGTACAAGGCGAGGAGGCGGCACAGCGCCCAG GTGGTGGCCATGAAGTTCATCCCCAAGCTGGGGCGCTCCCGCCAGGAGCTGAGGAGCCTGAGGCGAGAGATGGAGGTGATGAGGGGCCTGCGGCACCCCAACATCGTGCGGATGCTCGACAGCTTCGAGACCGAGCAGGAG gtggtggtggtgactGAGTACGCAGAGGGAGAGCTCTTCCAGATCCTGGAGGACGACGGCAGCCTGCCCGAGGAGCAG gTCCAGGCCATAGCTGCCCAGCTGGTCTCTGCTCTCTACTACCTGCACTCCCACCGCATCCTGCACCGCGACATGAAACCCCAGAACATCCTGCTGGGCAAAGACGGCGTCATCAAGCTCTGCGACTTCGG GTTTGCCCGCGCCATGAGCATCCACACCATGGTGCTGACCTCCATCAAGGGCACCCCACTGTACATGTCCCCTGAGCTGGTGGAGGAGAAGCCGTACGACCACACGGCGGACCTCTGGTCGGTGGGCTGCATCCTGTACGAGCTGTTCGTGGGCACCCCTCCCTTCTACACCAGCAGCATCTTCCAGCTCGTCAGCCTCATCGTCAAGGACCCTGTCAAATGGCCAGAGGCCATAAGCCCGGTCTTCAAG AGcttcctgcaggggctgctgaTGAAGGACCCCCGGCAGCGCCTGTCGTGGCCGGAGCTGCTCTCCCACCCCTTCATTGCTGGCCGGGTTACTG TGATCGACGACACAGAAGAGCATGGGATCTCAAACCCCTTCACCACCAAGCTgcccccagagctgcaggcccTGAAGGAGCAGCAAGCTCATTCCCTGGCCCCCAGGAGCGGCCAGTCCAGGATCCTGAGAAAGGCCCGGCAGAAGATGGCTGAGGAGGCACAGAAAAAG GAGCAGCTAAAGGCAAATACTGCATGTCCGAAGGATTCTGGCAAAGGAAACGCTGGGCATAAacccagagcagctcctgggaaGGCAGCTCTAGTTGAGGGGGAGCCACCAGCTGCCTCCAAAGAGAAGAACTCCAGTGTCCTGCAAGGGAAGAGCAGCGTGGCACAGCGGCAGCTGGAGGAGCCTCCTCCCAGCCCATG GGAGCACAGCATCACTCACGATTACGAGCAGGAGTTTGGCAGAGCAGGAGTCCCTCCAcacgctgctgctggcagggcacagccccacagcaggcGCAGCATTGAGGCTGTGGACCTGGAGAGCGAG CCTTCTCTCCTCCGTGGTCAGGAGCTGGAGAGCGATGAGGAGTGGCAGCACCTGATTGAGGCCACCGAGCCCTCGGCCACGCAGCTGAGCACGCCGCTGAGCCTCCTGAGGGACACGGCCTTCCGCCACCGCCTCCGGGCCCGCCTCGCAGCCTCTGCTCAGCAG GTGCTAGAAGGGATGCTAGAGGGAGCCTCCCACCTCCGCCCCGTGCTCCGTGTTGTGGGCAACCTCCTGGCTACCCGCTGCCACGccgagctgctggagcagtTGTGCCTGGAGCTGAACGTGCCGCTGGCCCTGTTGCAGCTGACCAAGCAGATCCTGCAAAGCGGACGCACAAAGCAG cagccctggtgTATCGCAGTGCTGACAGACCTCGTCAGGGTGACCGCGGTTTATTTCAGCAGTGCGtgcagcctggaggagagtgGGCAGAAGGACAG CCTGCAGGCCTTCCAGGAGAGTGCCAGCCACTTCCTAGCCCTGCTGCTGGATCTGCTGGCTGAGCCAGCCGACGGTGAGATGAGACTCTGCCAGCAAAGCCTCCTG TGCTTCACGCTGCTCTGTGAGAGCCTGGACGCCACGTGCCCCTCTGTCTCTGCTCCTTTCTACGCCAGCCTGCAAGAGGAGCATCAGCCCCTGCTGGACAGGCTTCTCCAGGGATCCCTCTCAGAGCATCACGCTTTGCCAG GTGCAGCGATGGAGGCCAAACCAGCCCATGACCGGAGCCAGCGTGTGGCAGACCTTTACACAGCCGCCTTGGCTGCTtcctgcagcatccccctggCGAGGAACAGCAGTCGGGACGCCAAGAAGCAG GTTGCTCGGAGGGTAGCTGAAAAGCTTACGGATGGAGAGAACCGACAGCTTGGGAGGCTGCTGGGAAGGCTGGAGCACCCAGGCTGCTCCTTGAACGTCCTGAAG ATCCTCTACGCCGCCTGCCACGCCAGCCCGAGCCTGTGCCAGCACCTAGGGAGGAGCCAGCAAGCGTGGGGttgcctcctgcagctctcacagGGCAAG GTCCCCATGGCAGAGGCGGCCCAGGGGGTGTCCTGCGAGGCTTCCCTGtacctgctggccctgctcaccctgcagccccaggtctgccctcccAG GCTCGAGGAGGTGCTTTCCCTGGCCGTGGATGTCCTCACCCAGTCTCCTGTCGCCTCCGTAGTG ggtgctgcagccTTCCTCCTGGCACAGCTCAGTCAGCGCGGggtggacgtggtgcttagggaagAAGAGGTCCTACCGGCGGTGACCAACGCCCTGATGGCGCCTGCTGAG CTGCAGCTCCCCCCTCCGCTGGGTGCCGGTCTCTACGATGGGctcattttcctcctgctgAAGCTGCTCGCCCAG GAGGACAGGGCCGTGGAGCAGGGCTTTGCTGCCTCGGAGCTGTGGAGCGTGCTGTGGCACAGAGTGGCTGCGGTGCTTCGCGTGGGGGCAGAACCCGAGGGAGAAGCCCCAGGGGCACACCGCCCCACGGCACAGCCAGACTGGAACCACCTCTCTCCTCAAG GCACGCTGCTCTTCCTCAGCCTGGCCCTCTTCATCTTCACTCGCGAGTCCCACCGCTGCCTGCCGCAGCTCACCCAGTCCCACGGCGTCCTCATGGTGACGCTGAGGAGCCTGCTGTCCCCTGCCTTCCTGGCGTGCCTGGCACAGAC GCAAGCAGGAGAGGACGGGGACACAGAACTCGTCCCAGCGGTGGTGATCCAGgcctgccagctcctctgcttccCTTTCGCCCTGGATGTGGACGGAGACACCTTAGCCTCGGTCGTGGCAGCAGTGAGAGACTCCCAGCTCCCcgcccagctgctgcag GCCTGCTGTCACCACCTGCCGCTCCCGGCCGCGGAGCTCCCCATCAGCCTCTTGTGCCACCTCGTTGTGTCCGACGAGCGGGTCGTGGCTCAAGTAGTccagcaggctgctgcctcGGAGCCCATCCTCGCCTTTTTGACCACCGTCCTGTTCTCAGACAGCCTCCCGCTGCTGACCGACCTCCTGTCTCTCTTGACTCACGTGGCGCGGGTCTCCTCGGAGCACCTGCCCTTCCTCCAGAGCATCCTGGGGGGCTCGGACGCGTCCCACCAGCCTCTAACCCGCTTGCTCGGCCACCGGGAGCCCCCCATCCGTGCCAAaacctgcagcctgctgggcaacctgctccgcCACAGCCACGGCTTGCCTCAGGCGCTGCAGAACCAGCTGGAGAGCCTCCTGGAGAGTCTCCTGGTGTGCCTGGCAGACCGGGACCAGGATGTCCGCAGAGCAGCCAGCTTCGCCGTGGGCAACGCCGCCTGCCACCCGGCCTCCCCACCCTGCACCCTGCGCGGCGCCGTGCCCGGGCTGACTCGCCTGCTGCTCGACCCCAACTCCAGGACGCGCCGCAACGCCGCCTCGGCCCTGGGGAACCTGTGCTGGTGCTCGAcggagctgggggagctgctgctggagagccgAGCCCCCCGCGTCCTGCTGGAGGTGGCCTGCCGGGACCCCCAGGCCGGCGTGCGGGATAGAGCCCTGCTGGCGCTGCGAGCTGCCAGCCGGCACCCTGGGGTGCAGCAG gtgctgctgtcGCTGGGGGCTGGCGAGAAGCTGGCGGCGCACGCGGCGCCTGGTGGCAGCCCCTGGCTTTCTGCGCGGCACTGCCAGAAGCTCCTCAGCCTTCTTGCGGCCTCGCACAGCAGCTGA